In Rattus norvegicus strain BN/NHsdMcwi chromosome 3, GRCr8, whole genome shotgun sequence, a genomic segment contains:
- the Or8h7b gene encoding olfactory receptor Olr522: MNAWNHTTETEFILMGLTGSKEVQLVLSVMFLLIYVLTVLGNIGMILIIRLDIQLHTPMYFFLTHLSCIDLCYSTIITPKTLQNLLTSIKNISFMGCFTQLFFFALLVATECFILSSMAYDRYVAICNPLHYPAIMSPRLSHSLITVSYMIGALDSSVTVFCLSTLDFCNSKVIHHFFCDTFPILALSCSDTYGAEATIFYLAGATLLLSLIIISSSYVSVLSTILKINSSSGKHKAFSTCASHLLGVTVFNGTMIFTYLKPSKSYSLGKDQVASVFYTVVIPMLNPLIYSLRNKEVKSAAIRVVKKREYTQKLK; this comes from the coding sequence ATGAATGCCTGGAATCATACAACTGAAACTGAATTCATCCTTATGGGACTGACAGGTTCCAAGGAGGTCCAGCTGGTCCTCTCTGTGATGTTTCTCCTGATatatgtgctcactgtcctggggAACATAGGCATGATACTGATCATTCGTCTAGATATTCAACTTCACACTCCAATGTACTTTTTCCTCACCCACTTGTCTTGCATTGATCTCTGTTACTCAACTATCATCACACCTAAAACCTTGCAGAACCTGTTGACCTCCATAAAGAATATTTCCTTCATGggatgctttacccaattgttttTCTTTGCCCTCTTGGTAGCTACTGAATGTTTTATACTCTCCTCAATGGCTTATGACCGCTATGTAGCTATCTGCAACCCTCTACACTACCCAGCTATTATGTCCCCAAGGCTCTCCCATTCTCTCATCACTGTATCCTACATGATTGGAGCTTTGGATTCCTCTGTCACTGTATTTTGCTTAAGCACACTGGATTTTTGCAATTCCAAGGTAATTCATCATTTCTTTTGTGACACATTCCCCATTTTAGCTCTGTCCTGCAGTGATACCTATGGTGCAGAAGCTACTATATTCTATTTAGCTGGTGCTACTTTATTGCTGTCTCTCATCATAATATCCTCATCCTATGTGTCCGTTCTCTCTACAATTTTGAAGATAAATTCTTCTTCAGGTAAGCACAAAGCATTCTCCACTTGTGCCTCACATCTCCTAGGGGTCACTGTTTTTAATGGTACAATGATCTTTACTTATTTAAAGCCAAGTAAGTCCTACTCCTTGGGAAAGGATCAAGTGGCTTCTGTTTTCTATACTGTTGTGATCCCCATGCTGAACCCACTTATTTATAGTCTCAGAAACAAAGAAGTGAAAAGTGCTGCCATTAGAGTCGTGAAGAAGAGAGAGTACAcccagaaattaaaataa